The following proteins are encoded in a genomic region of Nicotiana sylvestris chromosome 4, ASM39365v2, whole genome shotgun sequence:
- the LOC104246585 gene encoding cuscuta receptor 1-like, with translation MEISTLLWFWVIVLVGLVYGNSTCLEEERIALLHIKAAFKNTHYSTWVDNKKSDCCKWEGVKCSNSTTMQVIELSVHGTDPKQNTIYFNASMFLPFQSLVVLNLPNNYLVGWFENEGFDKLSELRNLKVLDLSGNKFNLGVLSSLSQLTSLKSLILSGNPLDSVPTKPSFDKLTNLSNLEVLDLGYTLRNHNDLQSILNLNDFTRLKYLDISGNHLHTFGSFDYDWCHFKNLQELRVGSNNFDGMLPSCLANLTFLQSVDISNNRFTGNIASSPLSKLTSLVSLNVLNNNLEVPVSFEAFANHSSLIEVYTDGNIGVPETESRAWVPTFQLKIFSMSNCTHLQTLPRFLHYQNQLTFLDFSLNHLRGSFPNWLFQNNTQLTGLSLGGNAFIGSFNLPLHAHPSVKYIGISENRLSGQLQANISSVIPNLVLLKMSGNYLEGQIPASVWQMKRLEALDLANNHFSGELPTEVVIPQSMQYLHLNGNNFTGEIPKSLSSTNLAVLELSNNSLSGMIPQWMGQMSGLVLLAMSHNHLRGPIPIELCNLDRLRFLDLSENQFSGLVPSCFSHLEHLFLNKNHLSGNLTHGSTNNSALLTLDLSDNNIVGTIPQWIGNLPALNILLLKNNKFEGEIPNHLCHLQRLRMLDLSHNHLTESIPSCLSNISQEVTSQQMFRLPALKSFAFQSVAFTSVYTMFDAVRMKVEFTTKSSSFNYEGGPLLYMSGIDLSSNHLSGEVPIELGNLSEIQVLNFSHNNLIGSIPKTFSNLHEIGCIDLSYNKLSGRIPDELLELHSLAVFSVAHNNLSGAVPELKGQFSTFDESSYEGNPFLCGPPLHINCTNAQLEHPIQSNDGNEEEGEDGFIDMEIFYISFSVAFPVFFIGVITTLCVNSSWRNQWFHFVENLVFSCYYFLVDRVTDICSKVTS, from the exons ATGGAGATCAGTACTTTACTATGGTTTTGGGTAATTGTTTTGGTTGGTTTGGTTTATGGTAATTCAACCTGTTTGGAAGAAGAGAGAATTGCTCTGTTGCATATCAAAGCAGCCTTTAAAAATACTCATTATTCCACTTGGGTGGATAATAAGAAAAGTGACTGCTGTAAATGGGAAGGTGTAAAATGTAGTAACAGTACTACAATGCAAGTAATTGAACTCTCTGTCCATGGGACAGACCCAAAACAGAATACTATATATTTCAATGCGTCTATGTTTCTGCCATTTCAAAGTCTTGTGGTTCTAAACTTGCCTAACAACTACTTAGTAGGTTGGTTTGAAAATGAAG GTTTTGATAAGTTGTCTGAGTTAAGGAATTTGAAGGTTCTTGATTTAAGTGGTAATAAGTTCAATCTTGGTGTTCTCTCGTCTCTCAGTCAGCTTACATCTCTCAAGTCTTTAATTCTCAGCGGCAATCCTTTGGACAGTGTGCCTACTAAACCTA GCTTTGACAAACTCACAAATTTGAGCAACTTGGAAGTCCTTGACTTAGGATATACTCTCAGAAATCACAACGATCTGCAATCAATCTTAA ATTTAAATGATTTCACCAGATTGAAGTATCTGGATATATCCGGGAATCATTTACATACTTTTGGATCATTTGATTACG ACTGGTGCCATTTTAAAAACCTCCAAGAGCTCAGAGTTGGTAGTAATAACTTTGATGGAATGCTTCCCTCTTGTCTTGCAAACTTAACCTTTCTTCAAAGTGTCGATATCTCTAACAATCGGTTCACTGGAAATATTGCGTCTTCTCCACTTTCTAAACTCACATCTCTCGTATCTCTAAACGTTTTGAATAACAACTTAGAAGTCCCGGTTTCCTTTGAGGCCTTTGCTAATCATTCTAGCCTTATAGAGGTATATACTGATGGAAATATCGGTGTTCCAGAAACTGAAAGTCGTGCTTGGGTTCCAACGTTCCAACTGAAAATCTTTTCCATGTCGAATTGTACTCACCTTCAAACGCTGCCTAGATTTCTTCACTACCAAAATCAGTTGACGTTCCTTGATTTTTCATTGAACCATTTAAGAGGAAGTTTCCCGAATTGGCTTTTCCAAAATAACACACAACTTACAGGATTGTCTCTGGGTGGTAATGCTTTCATTGGATCCTTCAACCTGCCTTTACATGCCCATCCTAGTGTCAAGTACATCGGTATATCAGAGAATCGATTAAGTGGGCAACTTCAAGCAAATATAAGTTCAGTGATTCCAAATCTCGTACTTTTGAAAATGAGtggaaattatctcgagggacaAATACCTGCTAGCGTTTGGCAAATGAAACGTCTTGAAGCACTAGATTTGGCAAACAACCACTTTTCAGGAGAATTACCAACCGAAGTTGTCATTCCACAGTCAATGCAATATTTGCATTTGAATGGAAACAACTTCACAGGCGAAATTCCGAAGTCACTTTCTTCCACTAATTTGGCAGTGCTCGAACTCAGCAACAATAGTTTGTCTGGCATGATTCCGCAGTGGATGGGTCAGATGTCAGGATTAGTCCTACTTGCCATGTCTCATAATCATCTTCGAGGTCCCATTCCCATAGAATTGTGCAATCTTGATCGTCTTAGGTTCTTAGACTTGTCGGAGAACCAGTTCTCCGGATTGGTTCCATCTTGTTTCAGCCACTTGGAACACCTTTTTCTCAACAAGAATCACCTGAGTGGAAACCTTACCCATGGATCGACGAACAACTCAGCTTTGCTCACTCTAGATCTCAGTGATAATAATATTGTAGGAACCATTCCACAATGGATTGGCAACCTTCCTGCACTCAACATTCTTCTTCTTAAAAACAACAAATTTGAAGGTGAAATTCCAAACCACCTATGTCATCTACAAAGATTGAGAATGCTCGACTTGTCTCATAATCATCTCACAGAATCAATTCCTAGCTGCTTGAGTAACATAAGTCAAGAGGTGACTTCTCAACAAATGTTTCGCTTACCAGCACTGAAAAGTTTTGCCTTTCAAAGTGTAGCATTTACGAGTGTATACACTATGTTTGACGCGGTAAGAATGAAGGTAGAGTTTACAACAAAGAGCTCTTCCTTTAATTATGAAGGCGGCCCCCTACTTTACATGTCTGGAATTGATCTTTCTTCAAATCACTTAAGCGGTGAAGTTCCTATTGAGCTTGGCAACTTAAGTGAGATACAAGTACTAAACTTTTCGCATAACAATCTCATTGGATCAATTCCAAAGACATTCTCCAATTTGCACGAAATTGGATGCATAGATCTCTCCTACAACAAGTTGAGTGGAAGAATTCCTGATGAGTTACTAGAGCTACATTCGTTGGCAGTCTTCAGCGTAGCACACAACAATTTATCAGGTGCTGTACCCGAGCTTAAAGGTCAGTTCAGTACATTTGACGAAAGCAGCTATGAGGGCAATCCTTTTCTTTGCGGACCACCATTGCATATCAATTGCACCAATGCTCAATTGGAACATCCGATTCAATCAAACGATGGaaacgaagaagaaggagaagatggATTCATAGATATGGAGATATTCTACATAAGCTTTTCAGTGGCTTTTCCAGTTTTTTTCATTGGGGTCATCACAACTCTTTGTGTAAATAGCAGTTGGCGAAATCAATGGTTTCACTTTGTAGAGAACCTTGTATTCTCATGCTACTATTTTCTGGTAGACAGAGTTACTGATATCTGTAGTAAGGTAACATCTTGA